Proteins found in one Labrus bergylta chromosome 8, fLabBer1.1, whole genome shotgun sequence genomic segment:
- the LOC109993719 gene encoding uncharacterized protein, giving the protein MDSQLASVLTSGSLDVQNGSQCAEGSGPVTEVFLDHKENTSPCSVPGNLQPCPVTAALTIRTEAPSINGKKLEVGGTSKPAFQETRSKIAGLRQPITVKTGVPVVCSQPIRLKIVVPTQCKKPITNSAISQTKNFASSHFIRPVPVSAEELRDKISADKNEEEIQEVSHQNNEDAKPQSFHETEEKTCKKKEVLSGEVTQNHNPETHMIPCTNMEKILTQKRIKEENTEQKIENIPLILQAIDLKSCETLDCGMEEQTEPLDLSLPKKRDRRCGLLLDDSGCESSLIMEVDEYEGEGDRDVVEEDDEGRGENTVQHMDGRDTLGDSLLSPAFFSNSFFDSSSVDCDTEDLLLIDDQGIPYTLGLDGLKVQQVGASTSEDPQSYLANLAEEEETEWSQLADPSISQSLDKVLNETSGDLSPSSAPDTDSLSLPIDQTMTKNEAFASLITKSDPSGPAELSVKPVQDSSSVESASTGISLPTQPIQILTSPSTNTPIFFLSATSSPQLSSAPGGLSLPLSATQTSPGASTSMFILLSSVPNTSSGDSASTSTPIAVLDPATGQLSQITAASAPAVSLPLPCGQLGSPLPTLSHPIIRLSPNNPPVILSGVNNVNAGSVLASLSMQSSSPAPQNDLHRTTPLLHTQISSSESIPGSEAISAEEISNENNKPSTSESSASTTVESLAQPSSEAQSPASEPKYDSPDLHSQHLPLDDHLYFSNAAAPPSPPFGSILSSAQDPLDPLDPLSSEESSNNTRRVLYCQLCPRVFFYLSDLERHAITHSQKKPHVCQQCGKAFKRSSHLQRHKHIHTGQRNFVCPICSKRFREAGELQRHQRVHTGEKPYQCQLCHTRFAERNTLRRHTKRKHPYHQVAMEMLNERRAGGRGEGGGGEGSRVQEEEESAEWYSSTVSNLENSESELET; this is encoded by the exons ATGGATTCTCAGCTGGCTTCAGTCCTGACCAGTGGCAGCCTGGATGTCCAAAATGGCAGCCAGTGTGCAGAAGGATCAGGGCCAGTGACAGAGGTTTTTTTGGACCACAAGGAAAACACCTCACCCTGTTCTGTACCAGGTAACCTCCAGCCATGCCCTGTCACAGCAGCACTGACCATCAGGACAGAAGCTCCATCAATCAATGGGAAAAAGCTAGAGGTGGGCGGAACTTCTAAGCCAGCCTTTCAGGAAACAAGAAGCAAGATTGCTGGGTTGAGACAGCCTATTACAGTCAAGACTGGAGTGCCTGTAGTTTGCAGCCAGCCAATCAGACTCAAAATTGTTGTCCCCACACAGTGCAAGAAGCCAATCACAAACTCTGCCATCAGCCAGACCAAAAACTTTGCTAGCTCACATTTTATAAGACCTGTTCCTGTCTCAGCTGAAGAATTAAGAGACAAAATATCTGCTGATAAGAATGAAGAAGAAATCCAGGAAGTTTCTCATCAAAACAATGAGGATGCTAAACCACAATCATTCCACGAGACAGAAGAGAAAAcctgcaaaaagaaagaagtttTGAGTGGTGAAGTCACACAAAACCATAACCCAGAGACTCATATGATCCCCTGCACTAATATGGAAAAAATACTCACCCAGAAAAGGATTAAAGAGGAAAATACGGAGCAAAAAATTGAGAATATTCCTCTAATTTTGCAAGCAATTGATTTAAAGTCATGTGAGACTTTGGATTGTGGAATGGAAGAACAGACAGAACCACTGGATCTTAGTTTGCCCAAGAAAAGAGACAGGAGGTGTGGACTCTTACTGGATGATTCAGGCTGCGAGAGCTCGCTGATCATGGAGGTGGATGAATATgagggagaaggagacagagatgtAGTTGAAGAGGACGACGAGGGTCGAGGAGAGAACACTGTGCAACATATGGATGGGAGAGATACCCTAGGGGACTCTCTTCTGTCTCCCGCTTTCTTTTCTAACTCTTTCTTTGACTCCTCTTCAGTGGACTGTGACACTGAAGATCTTCTTCTCATAGACGACCAGGGAATCCCGTACACTCTCGGTCTGGATGGACTTAAAGTGCAGCAGGTCGGCGCTTCCACGTCAGAGGATCCTCAGTCTTATCTGGCTAATttagcagaggaggaagaaacagaGTGGTCTCAATTAGCAGATCCTAGCATCAGCCAAAGTTTGGATAAAGTACTAAATGAAACTTCAGGTGATCTGTCCCCCTCATCAGCCCCTGATACAGACTCTCTGTCGCTACCTATAGATCAGACAATGACAAAGAACGAAGCCTTCGCAAGTTTGATTACTAAATCAGACCCGTCTGGACCTGCAGAACTGAGCGTTAAACCTGTTCAGGACTCTAGTTCTGTTGAGTCAGCTTCCACTGGGATATCACTCCCGACCCAGCCCATTCAGATCCTCACAAGCCCTTCTACAAACACTCCTATTTTCTTCCTGTCAGCCACTTCCTCCCCTCAGCTCTCTTCTGCTCCTGGGGGTCTATCGCTTCCTCTCTCAGCCACACAGACCTCCCCAGGTGCTTCCACCTCCATGTTCATTCTCTTATCATCTGTACCCAATACATCCTCTGGTGACTCCGCCTCTACCTCCACCCCGATTGCCGTTCTCGACCCCGCCACAGGTCAGTTGTCACAAATCACGGCAGCCTCGGCTCCTGCGGTCTCCCTCCCTTTGCCCTGTGGTCAGCTGGGATCACCTTTGCCCACGCTGTCCCACCCCATCATCAGACTGAGCCCCAATAACCCCCCTGTCATCCTGTCAGGGGTAAATAATGTCAACGCTGGCTCTGTTCTCGCCTCTCTTAGCATGCAATCgtcctctcctgctcctcagAATGACCTCCACCGCACAACTCCCCTTCTTCATACTCAAATCAGCTCTTCCGAATCAATCCCAGGAAGTGAAGCCATATCTGCTGAAGAAATCTCTAATGAAAACAACAAGCCATCAACTTCAGAATCCTCTGCTAGTACAACCGTGGAAAGCTTAGCTCAGCCAAGCTCAGAGGCCCAGTCACCTGCCTCGGAACCCAAATATGATTCGCCAGACCTGCACTCACAACACTTACCTCTGGACGACCATCTTTACTTCTCAAACGCCGCCgctcctccttcccctccctTTGGATCTATCCTCTCATCCGCCCAGGATCCCCTGGACCCGCTGGATCCCCTCTCTTCAGAAGAGTCCTCCAACAACACCCGTAGGGTTCTGTACTGCCAGCTGTGCCCGCGTGTCTTCTTTTACCTCTCTGACCTTGAGCGACACGCCATCACTCACTCACAGAAGAAGCCTCACGTCTGTCAGCAGTGCGGGAAAGCCTTCAAACGATCTAGCCATCTGCAG AGACACAAGCACATCCACACAGGCCAGAGAAACTTTGTGTGCCCCATCTGCTCCAAACGCTTCAGGGAAGCTGGTGAGCTGCAGCGCCACCAAAGGGTGCACACCGGAGAGAAACCGTACCAGTGCCAACTTTGCCACACCCGCTTTGCTGAGCGCAACACACTACGTAGACACACTAAGCGCAAACACCCTTACCACCAAGTAGCCATGGAGATGCTGAACGAAAGGAGAGCAGGCGGccgaggagaggggggaggaggtgaaggaTCCAGggtgcaggaggaagaggagagtgCTGAGTGGTACAGCTCCACTGTGTCAAACCTGGAAAACTCAGAGTCTGAGTTGGAAACTTAG